The Candidatus Polarisedimenticolia bacterium nucleotide sequence ACCCACCTTCCGGCCGCAACTTCGTCGGCATCGAGCACCGGCTTGTCCCATGAAGCGCCGAAAGAGAACCAGAGCGTGCCGAGCAGCCCCGGCAGGAGCACCAGCAAAGCGGCGCGCCGACCGAGCCTCGATTTCCAGGCCGCCTCGAGGCTCAGTCCCGAGAGAGCGGCCAGGGCGATCCAGACGAACATCGAATTGCGCATCGACAGGTCGTTGTTCTCACCGGTCGAGGCGACGAGGCAAATCATCACCAGGGCGGGGCCGCCCATCAGCAGAAAGGGGAGCAAACCCCTGCGCAGCTCTGGATGCCGCCGGGCGATCAGGGCCCCTGCCAGGCCCAGGATCAAGGCCGGTCCGAAGTCGATCATCAGCTGTGCCGGGAGCAGGGGGCCTGCACCGGCGAAGCGGAACTTTTCGACATCGCTGCGCGCACCGAAGTAGAGATTGACGACCGGCGCGGCGAGTGCCAGGGCGGTGATTCCCGCCAGGAGGCTGCGTCGTATTGCCGGGGCGCGGTCATGACGCCCCAGTCCCCACTCCAGAAAAGCGGGGCCTCGCAGCAGCGCCAGCGTGACCACCCCTCCCAGCGCCACATAGCCGTTGAAGCCCGCCATGGCGGCGAGACAAATTCCCGCGCCGGCGTAAGCACGCTCTCCCACGCCGTCGGTCTCGAGGAAGTAGAGAGCGAGCAGGAAGACCGTCACCGCGGAGACGGCGTGCGGCGCCCAGTAGAACTGCGCGAACAGGCCCGGAATGAAGATCTTCTGGTGCGAGATCCATGCATCCACGTTCCAGCGGCGGGCGACCATCTCGTTCCAGTCCGCGACCTCGCCCGAATTGAAGATGCGGACCAGGGTCGGGAGCAGATCGTAACCTCCTGCCAGGCTGACGGGGAGCAGGGCCCACAGCGCCCCCCGGGGCCTGCCGGACAGTTCAGCGAGGACGAAATAGAAGACCGCCAGGAAGAGTAGCGCGGCCGCGAGCGTCAGCAGCGCCGTGATGAGGTAAGCAGGGGCGCGGGCGCCGCAGAGCGCCTGCACGCCGGCATCCACAAGGTGGAAATAGGTGTGGTAGTAAAAGGGGGAGGATGACTTGATGAAAGGATTCGTCGGAGGAAGGCCTCCGTAGACGATCGCCTCGGAAACCGACTGGTGGTTGTGCAGATCCCATCCCTTGGTGCGCGTCTCGCCCCCGGTGGGCTGAGTCCCGATCCAGAGGGTCGGAGCCAGCAGGGCGGCGGTGAGGATAAGAAAAGTCGCGACGCCCCAGCCGGCCGGGACGGCCGCGGAGCGAGGCACATGCCGCCGATCACGCCGCAGGGAAGCGAGGATCAAGATCAGGGAGAAGCCTCCCAGGACTCCCAGGACCATCGCCTTGCCGAAGGGGAACAGGAGACCGGCGAGCCGCAGCGCCACCGGCGTGATTGCCAGGGACAGCCCGCAAGCCAGCGTGGTGCGGCGCAGGGCCGCGCCGGGACGGTCGGGCTCCAGATGAATGGCCAGCGCGCGGCCGGGGAAGTAGAGCACCAGGGGGAGCGCGCCGAATAGCGCCGGGGCCCAATGCGGCGAGAGGCACAGCACGAGCGCCGCGCCCAACCAGGCCAGCGAGCGATGCCGCCCCTCCGGGAGAGTCACGGCGTGGTCGGCACGAAGAGATAGGTTGCGGCCCGATGCGCTTCGAAGGTATCGGCCAGGCGGTAGCCGGGCTCGAGATCGCGCAGATGGGAACGCCGCTCATCGGTCCAGCCGTGCGAGAAGAGGAGCCACCAGCGTGCCTGGGGAGCGGCGCGCATCAGCTGCGCCGCCTCGGCGGTGAAATCCCGGATCACCGTCTCCCGGCCCAATACCGCCGTCTCGGAGCTTCCGTGGTAGTAGTAGCGGAACTGCGGGATGGCGTCCTTGTTCACCAGGATCCGATCACCGGGCTCGACATGATGCTCCAGGTAGGCCATCACCGGGCGCATCTCCTGACCTCCCGGCTCGGCGTGGTAACGCTCCAGGAAGATCGCGCTGCCGGTGGCAATCGCGATCAGCAGTGCCGCCGACAGGGCACCGCGCGCCATGCCCCGCAGCGCCATTATCCCGGACGCCGACAGGACATAGAAGAGGGGCGCCGCATAGAGCATCTGGCGGGTGGCGCCGAAGGGGTACAGCCACAGCGCCGAACCGGCGGCCGCGGCGCTCACGCCAAGCAGAAAGGCCGTCGTGGCGGCGCGCCCCTCGCTCCGGCGCCACAGATTCACCATACCGATCACGGCCAAAGCACCGAACAGCGCGCCGGCGATCGGCAGGATGAAAGAGAAGTAGCCGGACAGATCGAGGATTCCTCCGGCGAAGAAGCGCAGCGCCGGAAGAAGGCCGTCACGCGGCAGGAACTTGTCCTCGTAAAAGCTGGCCGGCGTGCCGCGCGCCATCTGGCCCGGGATTGAAAATGCGTAAGCCGGCGCCGCCGCCGCCATCCCGGCCAGCAGCGCGATGCTGGTCCGCCGGCGCACCGTCGAATCGGGGGTGACGCCGGGGAGCCAGGTGGCCGCCAGGATCGCCAGGCAGAGCCAGAGCATCCCGTACATCGCCAGCATGCCCCCGAACGCCGTCAGCCCCAGGAGCATGAATGAAGCCGTGCGGGTCTTGTCTCCCGAAGGCCGGTCGCGCTCCGAGACGCCGCCGGGGGGGCTCATCATGGCCAGCCAGACTGCCGGCAGAAGCGCGCCGAACAGGAGCGTCAGGCTGTAGACCCGCAGCGATTGGGCATAGCGGATCGGGTAAGGAGCGAGTGCGAAGAAAAAGGCTGCGGCGCGCGAGGTGGCGAGATCGCCGGTGGCGCGGCGGGCCAACAGGTAAACGGCCGGGATTGCGGCGATCCCGATCAGGCAAGGGAGCAGGCGCAGCCAGGTCTCCCCGCGCGCCGCGAGGGAATGCAGATGCAAAAGGACGGCAAAGCCCGGCGGATCGAGGGTGATCTCGCGGTTGGCGACGAGGGCGTTGCCCTGGGAGGCCCAGAACTGCTGGCATTCATCGTAGGAAAGGCTGCGCTCGCCCAGCCCGAAGAGACGCACGGCAGAGCCCAGCACGATGATGACCCAGAGCCAGCGGTCGCTCTTCATCCGGGATAATCTGGCACAAGGACGCGCCGCGATCCACCGGCTGAGTCTCTTTCCCAGAGCGGCCGGAGCGGCGTGCTAGAATCCGCCGGATTTGCCGCCTCAACGCGCGTCTCCCGGCGCGCCCTCACCGGCGGAGCGCATGGCGACCTGGGAAGAAAGACGCCGCAAGATCATCTACTTCCTCCTCTTCGTAGGGGTGGTCACCCTGGCCGCCTTCTTCTACGAGATGGGGACGGTGCGCCTCGTCCCGGAGGCGATCGGTACCGACTTCCTGCATCTGGCCGGCTACGCCGCCGCCTCCTTCCTCCGCATGCTCGCCGCCTACGCCCTGTCGCTCTTCTTCGCGGTCGCCTGCGGCACGCTCGCGACCGCCGGTCCTTCCCAGGAGCGCTTCATCCTTCCTTTTCTCGACATCATGCAGTCGGTGCCGGTGCTGGGGTTCTTCCCGGCCGCCGTCTTCTTCTTCGTGGGCATGTTCCATGGGTCGCGCGTGGGGGTCGAGCTGGCGGCCATCTTCCTGATCTTCACCTGCCAGGCCTGGAACATGGCCTTCGGCGTCTACGAGGGGATCACCACGATTCCCGCCGACGCGCGCGAAGTGGTGACCTCGTTCGGATGCGGCCCCTGGAAGACCTTCCGACGGCTCCTGCTCCCTTCGGCGGTGCCGAAGCTCGTCTACAACAGCATTCTCTCCTGGGCCAACGGCTGGTACTTCCTGATCGCCTGCGAGATCATCGCCCTGGGCCCGGCGCGCTACCGCCTTCCGGGGCTCGGGTCCTATTTGATACGCACTACGGAGGAGGGAGACTTAGGGGGGACCTTCATGGGGCTGGCCGTCCTGACGGGGATCGTGCTGGCCATGGACCTGCTGCTGTGGGGGCCGCTTTCCGCCTGGGCGGGAAAGTTCCGCTACGAGTTCGCGGCGGAAGCGGCGCAGACCGAGACGCGGCTGCCGCTGGTGTTCGTGGGCGGCGCGGCCGTGGCGCGCTGGATGCGCAGGATGATCCGGCCGTCGCTGCTGGCCGCGGGCAGAAAAGCGCGTGCCGGCACGCGCTGGGCGCGCTCCCGGTCCGCAGCCTTGGCGCGCCGGCTCCTGGGGCGTCGGTCCGTGACAGTGACGCGGCGCTCGCTGATCGGCCTGGCGATCCTGCTGGGAGTCGCGCTGACGGCGCGTGCGCTGCTGGCGCTGGCGCACGGGCTGGCCCTGCCGTGGCCCGAGGAGGCCCGCAGCATTCCCCTGTATTTGCTCTACTCGTTCCTGCGGCTGTCGGTCGCCTACGTGCTGTCGGTCGCCTGGACGCTGCCGATGGCACTCTGGGTGGGAGACAGCCCGCGTGTGTCGCGCGTGGTGACGCCGCTCGCGGAAATCGGCGCCTCGCTCCCGGCCACGGCGCTCTTTCCACTCATCATCGTCTTCGTCATCCGGACCGCCGGCGGGATGAACCTGGCGTCGGTCCTGCTGGCGTTGACCGGAATGCAGTGGTACCTGCTGTTCAACCTGATTGCGGGAGTTCGCGCCATTCCGGCGGAGCTTCGCGAGGCGGCGCGATCGCTGGGTTTGTCGCGCTGGATGACCTGGCGCCGGGTGGATCTGCCGGCCGTTCTCCCGTCGCTCATCACCGGCAGCCTGACGGCGTGGGGAGGCGGCTGGAACTCGCTCATTGTCTCCGAATACGTGATCTACAAGGAGAAGGTCTACTCGGTTCCGGGGATCGGCTCGATCCTGGACAACGCCACCTACGTCTCCGGCGACAAGAAGATGGTGCTGCTGACGCTGATTGCCCTGGTCGGGACGATTGTTCTCCTGAACCGGCTCGTCTGGCACCGGCTTTACGTGCTGGCGGCCGACCGTTATAAGATCGATGCCTGAAGGATCATCATCCTTGGATCTCATCCGCCTCGAGCAGATTCGCAAGACCTACCCGCAGCCGCAGGGGACAATCACCGTCCTCGACGGGATCGATCTCTCCATTCAGACCGACGAGTTCGTGGCGATCGTCGGTCCCTCGGGCTGTGGCAAGACGACGCTGCTGCGCATCATCAACGGGCTGATTGCCGCGAGCAGCGGACGGGTGCTGTATCGCGGCGAGCCGCTGGCCGGGGTGAACCTGGGGTGCGCCATGGTGTTCCAGTCGTTCGCGCTGCTCCCCTGGCTGACGGTGCGCGAGAACGTCGAGCTGGGGCTCGAGGCGCGCGGCATGGACGCCGAGCAGCGGGCGAAGAAGGCCGGCTTCTTCATCGACAAGGTAGGGCTGGACGGCTACGAGGAAGCCTATCCTCGCGAGCTGTCGGGAGGGATGAAGCAGCGCGTCGGGCTGGCGCGGGCCGTGGCGGTGGAGCCGGAGCTGCTGCTGATGGACGAGCCCTTCTCGGCGCTCGACGCGTTGACCTCGGTGGCGCTGCGCGAGGAGCTGCTCGACATCTGGCGGGACAAGGAGATCCCGCTGCGCACGATTCTCCTGGTTACGCACATCATCGAGGAGGCGGTGGAGCTGGCGGACCGCGTCATCGTCCTGTCGAACCGTCCGGCGCGCATCCTCAAGGACCTCACGGTCCCGCTGCAGCGGCCCCGGAGCAAGAAATCGGAGGAGTTCGGCCACGTCGTGGACGAGATCTTCTCTCTCATCGCCTGACGGCAAAGCGCCGGGGCGGAGGAAAGGACAATCAGAATGGACGTTCTGCCGGTGCCCGAAGTAGGCATGACCCGGATCCTGGGTCTTCTGGAGGTCCTCGACGACCATGGAGGGCGGGAGGACATCTACCGCCTGGCGCGAGACCTTTCCTACGAGTTCGGGGACCTGCTGGGCGTCATCAAGGCGGCGGAGATCCTGGGGCTGGTGGACACACCGGGAGGCGACGTGGTGCTGCAGCCGCTGGGGAAGCAGATTATCGAATCGGACGTGAACACCAAGAAGAGCCTGCTCAAGAAGCAGGTGAAGGGACATTCTCTGTTCGCGCACTTCATCGGCTTCCTGAAGGGACAGGAAGAGCGCAAAGCGAGCCGGGAGGAGGTCGTGGGGGAGGCGGGGCGGATCCTGCCGCAGGAGAAGCCTCTGTCGGTGTTCAGGACCCTGGTGAACTGGGGACGCTACACCGAGCTGTTTGGGTACAACCGTGACGACGACGCCTTTTATCTCGACTCGGAAGAATGACAGCGGCGGGCCAGCCCGGCGCGATGCAAGGAAAGAGG carries:
- a CDS encoding ABC transporter permease subunit produces the protein MATWEERRRKIIYFLLFVGVVTLAAFFYEMGTVRLVPEAIGTDFLHLAGYAAASFLRMLAAYALSLFFAVACGTLATAGPSQERFILPFLDIMQSVPVLGFFPAAVFFFVGMFHGSRVGVELAAIFLIFTCQAWNMAFGVYEGITTIPADAREVVTSFGCGPWKTFRRLLLPSAVPKLVYNSILSWANGWYFLIACEIIALGPARYRLPGLGSYLIRTTEEGDLGGTFMGLAVLTGIVLAMDLLLWGPLSAWAGKFRYEFAAEAAQTETRLPLVFVGGAAVARWMRRMIRPSLLAAGRKARAGTRWARSRSAALARRLLGRRSVTVTRRSLIGLAILLGVALTARALLALAHGLALPWPEEARSIPLYLLYSFLRLSVAYVLSVAWTLPMALWVGDSPRVSRVVTPLAEIGASLPATALFPLIIVFVIRTAGGMNLASVLLALTGMQWYLLFNLIAGVRAIPAELREAARSLGLSRWMTWRRVDLPAVLPSLITGSLTAWGGGWNSLIVSEYVIYKEKVYSVPGIGSILDNATYVSGDKKMVLLTLIALVGTIVLLNRLVWHRLYVLAADRYKIDA
- a CDS encoding ABC transporter ATP-binding protein; this translates as MDLIRLEQIRKTYPQPQGTITVLDGIDLSIQTDEFVAIVGPSGCGKTTLLRIINGLIAASSGRVLYRGEPLAGVNLGCAMVFQSFALLPWLTVRENVELGLEARGMDAEQRAKKAGFFIDKVGLDGYEEAYPRELSGGMKQRVGLARAVAVEPELLLMDEPFSALDALTSVALREELLDIWRDKEIPLRTILLVTHIIEEAVELADRVIVLSNRPARILKDLTVPLQRPRSKKSEEFGHVVDEIFSLIA
- a CDS encoding AAA-associated domain-containing protein, which encodes MDVLPVPEVGMTRILGLLEVLDDHGGREDIYRLARDLSYEFGDLLGVIKAAEILGLVDTPGGDVVLQPLGKQIIESDVNTKKSLLKKQVKGHSLFAHFIGFLKGQEERKASREEVVGEAGRILPQEKPLSVFRTLVNWGRYTELFGYNRDDDAFYLDSEE